The Lentisphaerota bacterium DNA window TGTGGTGTAACCCGCTGCGGCAGAACGGCCGGAACTTTCGTGCCGATGCGGATGACCTCAATGTGCGGGATGGCGCGCAGGCTCGCCAAGATCCACTCCAACTGGTCGTCAGGAAGGGTCAGCGGATCGCCCCCCGAGAGCAGCACGTCGCGGATCTCAGGATGGCTGGCGATGTAGGCAAACGCCGCGCCAAGACGCTCGCGACTGGGCGTCAGGTCGCCCTGGCCGACCACCCGCGACCGCGTGCAGTAGCGGCAGTAGGTCGAACAGAAGTCCGTTGCCAGCAGCAGCACCCGGTCGGGATAGCGGTGGACCAGCCCGTGGACCGGACTTTGCCCCTCTTCGCCCAGAGGGTCGTCCGCCTCGCCGGGACAGCGCCGCAGCTCGTAGACCGTCGGTATCACCATCCGCCGGATCGCTTGATCGGGATCGTGCGCCGACACCAATCCCATGTAATGCGGGGTGATCGCGGCCGGAAGCATCCCGGATGTCTGCTCCAGCGCCACCCGCTCCTCGGTGGTCAGATTCACCATGAGGCGAAGCTGATCCAGGGTGTGGATGCGATTGCGCAGTTGCCAGTGCCAATCCGACCATTGCGCGTCGGTTGCTTCCGGGAAGAACACCCGTCTGAAAGCCCGGATGCGCGGCGTCATCCGCATCACCCGCTTCGCACCCGGCGCGGCGGCCGGTGCGGACGTCAACTCATTCGCCGCTCCGAAGAACGACGAAATACAACTCGGAGGCTCATCGTCTTGATCAATCAAGACGAATGGAGCCGCTCCCTCGTGCTGTGAAACTGTGTTCACTGCACCTCTCCTGTTTTTGGGGTCTCTTCGGACCGGCGTCGCCCCCGAATACGCCAACGGCCGGGCGCATCGCGCCGCGGCCATCGTGCCTGCCTCCGAAGCAGAACATGCCTTGAAAC harbors:
- a CDS encoding KamA family radical SAM protein, whose amino-acid sequence is MAAARCARPLAYSGATPVRRDPKNRRGAVNTVSQHEGAAPFVLIDQDDEPPSCISSFFGAANELTSAPAAAPGAKRVMRMTPRIRAFRRVFFPEATDAQWSDWHWQLRNRIHTLDQLRLMVNLTTEERVALEQTSGMLPAAITPHYMGLVSAHDPDQAIRRMVIPTVYELRRCPGEADDPLGEEGQSPVHGLVHRYPDRVLLLATDFCSTYCRYCTRSRVVGQGDLTPSRERLGAAFAYIASHPEIRDVLLSGGDPLTLPDDQLEWILASLRAIPHIEVIRIGTKVPAVLPQRVTPQLARMLRKYHPLWMSLHFSHPDECCYETTRAAGMLADAGIPLGSQTVLLKGINDSVGTMKALMHGVMKMRVKPYYLYQCDPISGSQHFRTTVAQGVEIIRGLRGHTSGYAVPTYVIDAPGGGGKIPIAPDYVTARDGTDLVLSNYAGGVFRYPDTATP